One genomic segment of Flagellimonas marinaquae includes these proteins:
- a CDS encoding WD40/YVTN/BNR-like repeat-containing protein, with product MILKQRPYYFLFVFLLTCATFAQDFEALQYRTIGPARGGRVTTVTGTPMQPGTFYFGATGAGVWKTEDYGTSWYNISDGFFKTPSIGAIEVAANDPNIIYVGTGSDGIRSNIISGKGMYKSIDAGKTWEHIGLENAGQIGAVEIDPINSNIVWVAAIGNAFRSNEERGIYKTIDGGKTWQKMLYVSDETGFADLELLPGNPNVVYAAAWKARRTPWTIDSGGKNSEGGIYKSVNGGKDWEKLENGLPKGLIGKIDLAVSAVDSRILYAVIEAPDKDRGLYKSVDQGKSFAHVSDDIRLVNRPFYYTNIELDPTNPDVVFSNANPLIKSVDGGKTWKRMSVPHGDNHDIWLNPNNPDLLIQCNDGGANVSHNGGKTWSTQYNQPTAEIYQVAVDDQYPYWVYGAQQDNTTIAIPSVAPLATTTPNETIMMNVGGCETGPVIPMPGNHYIVYNNCKGRFSVYSKKTGQSREYSIGASNIYGHNPKDLKYRFQRVAPIHVSPYDPEVVYMGSQFLHKTNNGGKNWEIISPDLTANEPDKQVISGNPITRDITGEEYYSTLYSIKESKISQGLIWTGSNDGVISITKDGGKTWKNISPKKMPKGGRVESIEPSIYNPAKAYIAVDRHLLGDETPYIYKTENYGESWELMTTGSNGIPSDHTTRVVREDSIREGLLYAGTEYGMFISFDDGETWKKFQQNLPVTPITDITLFRGDLILSTMGRGFWILDQVTALQDENITRLDDTPVLFKPHDTYRYQTPWGGEFPEYPSTSVTMDYYLPSDIKDGVSLQILDAQGNEVATIVNDSNKLKSTTEKVENMNLSMTFVYMDEKLETKKGLNRFEWNLEQKGPWAKNEKRRYKNGPMVLPGKYTARLTVGEQSFEKQFEVLMDPKLEGDGVSLANMKEQQELQFKVIELLSEARMLQDKVENKIEELKMAKASEDELKKYKQVLSELKNAEGAYPEVVLVSQITYLYYILSGADKQPGQEEKDSYQELLAQFNALKQKAGL from the coding sequence ATGATTCTAAAACAACGACCTTATTATTTTCTGTTTGTCTTTTTATTGACTTGCGCAACCTTTGCCCAGGACTTTGAAGCGTTGCAATACAGAACCATTGGCCCTGCACGGGGTGGAAGGGTAACAACCGTTACCGGAACTCCTATGCAGCCGGGAACTTTTTATTTTGGTGCAACTGGTGCCGGAGTCTGGAAAACCGAAGATTATGGGACCAGCTGGTACAATATTTCCGATGGATTTTTTAAAACTCCTTCGATAGGAGCCATCGAGGTGGCGGCCAATGATCCCAATATTATCTATGTAGGCACAGGTTCGGATGGTATCCGAAGCAACATTATATCCGGTAAGGGGATGTACAAATCCATAGATGCCGGTAAGACCTGGGAGCATATCGGATTGGAAAATGCCGGACAGATCGGGGCAGTTGAAATTGATCCGATCAATAGTAATATTGTTTGGGTGGCCGCTATTGGCAATGCATTCCGTTCCAACGAGGAGCGAGGTATTTACAAAACCATCGATGGTGGAAAAACCTGGCAAAAGATGCTTTATGTTTCGGATGAAACAGGATTTGCCGATTTGGAACTGCTGCCCGGTAACCCCAATGTAGTGTACGCGGCCGCTTGGAAAGCTCGCCGTACCCCTTGGACCATAGATTCTGGCGGTAAAAATAGCGAAGGCGGCATATATAAATCCGTAAACGGCGGAAAAGACTGGGAAAAACTGGAAAATGGTCTGCCAAAAGGATTGATCGGAAAAATTGATTTGGCAGTGTCAGCAGTCGATTCCAGAATATTGTATGCCGTGATCGAGGCACCAGATAAGGACAGAGGCTTGTACAAATCCGTGGACCAAGGAAAATCCTTTGCCCATGTTTCCGATGATATTAGATTGGTAAACCGACCCTTTTACTACACGAATATAGAATTGGACCCTACCAATCCAGATGTTGTTTTTTCCAATGCCAATCCTTTGATTAAATCGGTTGATGGAGGAAAGACCTGGAAACGTATGAGTGTTCCGCATGGGGATAACCATGATATTTGGCTAAACCCAAATAACCCAGATCTTTTGATCCAATGTAACGATGGTGGCGCCAATGTTTCCCACAACGGAGGAAAAACGTGGTCCACACAATACAATCAGCCAACCGCGGAAATCTATCAAGTGGCCGTGGACGATCAATATCCTTATTGGGTTTACGGGGCGCAGCAGGACAATACGACCATTGCCATTCCGAGTGTGGCACCCTTGGCAACCACAACTCCCAACGAAACCATTATGATGAATGTTGGTGGTTGCGAAACAGGTCCCGTAATCCCAATGCCGGGCAACCACTATATCGTCTACAACAATTGTAAGGGCCGTTTTAGTGTTTACAGTAAAAAAACGGGTCAGAGTCGCGAATATTCCATTGGCGCATCAAATATATATGGGCACAACCCTAAAGACCTTAAATACAGGTTTCAGAGGGTGGCTCCGATTCATGTATCCCCTTACGACCCAGAGGTGGTTTATATGGGGTCGCAGTTCTTGCATAAAACCAACAATGGAGGTAAAAACTGGGAAATTATTTCTCCGGACCTTACCGCCAATGAGCCGGACAAACAGGTGATTTCTGGAAATCCTATCACACGCGATATCACCGGAGAAGAGTATTACAGTACACTTTACTCCATTAAGGAATCCAAAATAAGCCAAGGATTAATTTGGACGGGCTCCAACGATGGGGTGATTTCAATTACTAAAGATGGTGGAAAAACATGGAAGAACATAAGTCCGAAAAAGATGCCCAAAGGGGGCAGGGTAGAGTCCATTGAGCCGTCAATTTATAACCCGGCCAAGGCCTACATAGCTGTGGACCGACATTTGTTGGGCGATGAGACCCCTTATATTTATAAAACTGAAAATTATGGGGAAAGCTGGGAGTTGATGACCACAGGCAGCAATGGAATCCCATCGGATCATACGACTAGGGTAGTCCGAGAAGATTCTATCCGCGAAGGACTTTTATATGCAGGTACCGAGTACGGTATGTTCATATCGTTTGATGATGGGGAAACATGGAAGAAATTTCAGCAAAACCTACCGGTAACACCAATTACCGATATTACTTTGTTCCGCGGAGACCTTATTTTGAGCACAATGGGGCGCGGCTTTTGGATATTGGATCAGGTTACAGCACTTCAAGATGAAAACATTACACGACTTGACGATACCCCGGTGTTGTTCAAGCCGCACGACACATATAGGTACCAAACACCCTGGGGAGGGGAATTTCCGGAGTACCCTTCGACCAGTGTAACCATGGATTACTATTTGCCATCGGATATCAAAGATGGAGTAAGTCTTCAAATTTTGGATGCACAGGGAAATGAGGTAGCTACTATTGTTAATGATTCCAACAAATTAAAGTCGACCACCGAAAAAGTAGAAAACATGAACTTGAGCATGACTTTTGTTTATATGGACGAAAAGTTGGAGACAAAAAAAGGGTTGAATAGATTTGAATGGAATCTCGAACAAAAAGGGCCATGGGCCAAAAATGAGAAGAGAAGGTATAAAAATGGCCCCATGGTCTTGCCAGGAAAATATACAGCTCGCTTAACCGTCGGGGAACAATCCTTCGAAAAGCAGTTCGAGGTATTGATGGATCCAAAATTGGAAGGCGATGGAGTGTCTTTGGCGAACATGAAAGAACAACAGGAACTACAATTTAAAGTTATCGAATTGCTGTCCGAGGCAAGAATGTTACAGGATAAGGTCGAGAACAAAATCGAGGAACTGAAAATGGCCAAAGCAAGCGAAGATGAACTAAAAAAGTACAAACAGGTCTTGAGCGAACTCAAAAATGCCGAAGGAGCCTACCCCGAAGTGGTCTTGGTGTCTCAAATTACCTATCTCTATTATATTTTGAGCGGTGCCGATAAGCAGCCAGGCCAAGAAGAAAAAGATAGTTATCAGGAACTGTTGGCCCAATTTAATGCTCTTAAACAAAAAGCCGGGCTATAA
- a CDS encoding outer membrane lipoprotein-sorting protein — MKTLKITIALIAFALTMPLQAQTADEILENYFENTGGLDAWKSIEGMKMTAKVNQGGMEIPLEIYNLKDGRQMTKITFQGNTIKQGVFDGETLWSHNFMTMKAEKSDAESTSNFKLNTNDFPDSFIDYKEKGYTVELLGKETIDGAETFKIKLVKEPVTIDGNQEEDISYYFFDVDNFVPIAIHSEIKSGPAKGQISEITMSDYQEVDGMYFAFSMTQGVKDGQSQPITIDAIELNPTIDDAEFAFPEEVGETEKK, encoded by the coding sequence ATGAAAACACTAAAAATCACCATTGCACTGATTGCTTTTGCCCTGACTATGCCACTACAGGCGCAAACTGCCGATGAAATATTGGAAAACTATTTTGAGAATACCGGTGGACTTGATGCTTGGAAAAGCATTGAAGGAATGAAAATGACCGCTAAAGTAAACCAGGGCGGAATGGAAATACCCTTGGAAATCTATAATTTGAAAGATGGTCGTCAAATGACAAAGATTACATTCCAAGGCAACACAATCAAACAAGGAGTTTTTGATGGAGAGACCCTTTGGAGCCACAATTTCATGACCATGAAGGCAGAAAAATCCGATGCGGAATCTACTTCCAATTTTAAATTGAACACCAATGACTTTCCCGATTCCTTTATCGATTACAAAGAAAAAGGGTATACAGTGGAGCTCCTTGGAAAAGAAACCATTGATGGTGCCGAAACCTTTAAAATAAAATTGGTAAAAGAACCTGTTACGATCGATGGCAACCAAGAAGAAGACATTTCTTATTATTTCTTTGATGTGGACAACTTTGTGCCCATTGCCATACATTCCGAAATTAAATCGGGACCCGCCAAAGGTCAAATTAGCGAAATTACCATGAGCGACTATCAAGAGGTAGATGGGATGTACTTTGCCTTTTCAATGACGCAAGGAGTAAAAGATGGTCAATCACAACCCATTACCATTGACGCTATCGAACTCAATCCTACCATCGATGATGCTGAGTTTGCTTTCCCAGAAGAAGTAGGCGAGACCGAGAAAAAATAA
- a CDS encoding VPS10 domain-containing protein gives MKKLRFVLTVFAVGFISLGYAQTLDDIDGKALFGDLSARHIGPALMSGRINDMEAHPTNSRIVYAGTAGGGVWKSNDAGTTFNPIFDDYCQSIGAVALDPNDPDKTIYVGTGETWTRNSVSVGDGLYKTTDGGANWNKIGFEKSERIANIIVNPNNSQEIYVGILGALWGDSEERGVFKSSDGGATWEKLLYVDPKTGCADLAMDPTDPNVLYASMWEFRRTGWSFESGGDKSALYKSTDGGKTWNKIHNGFPKGKLGRLAIAVAPSNPKVLYTVIEAEKDERKGLYRSNDAGASWEQLNNDFGITVRPFYFSRIVVDPQNEDVVVKGGLSGSISRDGGKTFKNLGNMHSDIHDIVFSIKDSDIMYVGTDGGVYRTWDGGTTMEIVENLPLSQFYHISVDDAEPYNIYGGLQDNGSWWGPSSSPGGVEARDWNSVGAGDGFRVLKHPTKPIIYSEMQGAENVWRIDTERQLTKTIQPLPASEDQKLRWNWNAPMAISTHQPDRFYMGSQYLHKSEDMGDTWKIISPDLTTNDPAKQNQEDSGGLSMDNSGAENHTTIFTIAESAVDENVIWVGTDDGNVQVTQDGGKTWTNTVANIPGLPKNTWCYHIEASVFDKGTAYAVFDGHTMNDMTPYAYKTTDFGKTWTSVISDDVVGFARNIQEDYENPDLLFLGTEFGLYITMDGGKNWKKFTNNMPSVAVHYIELHKKTNDLVMGTHGRGVIIIDDISPLRSINNDVLTKNLHFFDTPDTQISETSSFGGNFGAETQFVGYSKTKDVQIKYYLKKRHTFGKMTMVIEDMEGNQIAELGPGKSKGINVVNWNYTRKTPKVAKGKTFSFGGFTAPQVPAGTYKAVITKGKETFEHTFNLVNDKNSPLSAKDRELKEATTMKLYNMTQELAYLVYELDQIVENAATKGDKKTKEKLNNLKETLVITTGDNYVGAAEPQLRERMADLYSKVASSYDKPSAAELKNFEVITERFNNAKKEFAKLKDKYLKKQELALMSFEDFLESK, from the coding sequence ATGAAAAAACTACGTTTTGTATTGACCGTTTTCGCGGTCGGCTTTATTTCTTTGGGGTACGCTCAAACCTTGGATGATATTGATGGAAAGGCCCTTTTCGGAGACTTGTCCGCAAGGCATATTGGACCCGCCCTAATGAGCGGCCGTATCAACGACATGGAAGCACACCCTACCAACAGTAGGATCGTCTATGCAGGTACCGCCGGTGGAGGAGTATGGAAATCGAATGACGCAGGCACTACGTTCAATCCCATATTCGACGATTACTGCCAATCCATAGGTGCAGTGGCATTGGATCCAAACGATCCGGATAAGACCATTTATGTTGGAACCGGCGAAACTTGGACCAGAAACAGCGTTTCTGTTGGCGATGGACTCTATAAAACCACAGATGGGGGTGCCAACTGGAACAAAATAGGGTTCGAAAAATCCGAACGTATTGCCAACATTATCGTTAATCCGAACAACTCGCAAGAAATATATGTTGGAATACTTGGCGCTCTTTGGGGCGATAGTGAGGAGCGGGGTGTTTTTAAATCATCCGATGGGGGTGCCACTTGGGAGAAGCTTTTATATGTAGACCCAAAAACCGGTTGCGCCGACCTAGCAATGGACCCAACCGACCCAAATGTACTTTATGCGTCCATGTGGGAGTTTCGTAGAACTGGTTGGTCCTTTGAGTCCGGCGGTGATAAAAGTGCTCTTTATAAATCTACCGATGGCGGAAAAACTTGGAATAAAATCCACAATGGTTTTCCAAAGGGAAAATTGGGCAGACTGGCCATTGCAGTCGCACCTTCAAATCCCAAAGTGCTCTATACCGTGATCGAAGCGGAAAAAGACGAACGCAAAGGCTTGTACCGCAGTAACGATGCCGGTGCCTCTTGGGAGCAATTGAACAACGACTTTGGTATTACGGTCAGACCATTCTATTTTTCGAGAATTGTTGTGGACCCACAAAACGAAGATGTTGTTGTCAAGGGCGGTCTTAGTGGTTCCATCTCACGAGATGGCGGAAAAACCTTTAAGAATCTCGGAAACATGCACTCCGATATTCATGATATTGTATTTAGCATCAAAGATTCCGATATTATGTATGTAGGTACGGATGGTGGAGTTTATCGCACTTGGGACGGTGGCACAACTATGGAAATAGTCGAAAATTTGCCACTTTCCCAATTTTATCACATAAGTGTGGACGATGCCGAACCCTACAATATATACGGAGGATTGCAGGACAATGGTAGCTGGTGGGGACCTTCCTCTTCCCCTGGTGGAGTTGAGGCACGTGACTGGAACTCTGTTGGAGCCGGAGATGGTTTCCGTGTGTTGAAGCACCCGACAAAACCCATTATTTATTCGGAAATGCAGGGAGCGGAAAATGTTTGGCGAATCGATACCGAACGACAATTGACCAAGACCATTCAACCCCTTCCCGCAAGCGAAGACCAAAAACTAAGATGGAACTGGAACGCGCCAATGGCGATCAGTACCCATCAACCGGACCGATTTTATATGGGCAGCCAATACCTTCATAAATCGGAAGACATGGGAGATACCTGGAAAATTATTTCTCCGGACCTTACCACAAATGATCCTGCAAAACAAAATCAAGAAGATTCGGGTGGACTTTCCATGGATAATTCTGGAGCCGAAAACCATACTACCATTTTTACCATTGCCGAATCCGCTGTAGATGAAAATGTAATCTGGGTGGGCACGGATGACGGTAATGTTCAAGTAACCCAAGATGGTGGCAAAACATGGACGAACACCGTGGCCAACATTCCAGGGTTGCCCAAAAATACATGGTGCTATCACATTGAGGCCAGTGTTTTTGATAAAGGTACCGCTTACGCCGTATTTGATGGGCATACCATGAACGATATGACACCGTATGCCTACAAAACCACTGACTTTGGCAAAACATGGACAAGCGTAATCTCCGATGATGTGGTCGGCTTTGCTCGAAATATCCAAGAAGATTATGAAAATCCAGATCTTTTGTTCTTAGGCACTGAATTTGGATTGTACATAACCATGGACGGCGGAAAAAATTGGAAAAAATTTACAAACAATATGCCCTCGGTCGCAGTCCACTATATTGAACTGCACAAAAAGACCAACGATTTAGTAATGGGAACACATGGAAGAGGTGTGATAATTATAGATGATATTTCTCCACTAAGGAGCATAAACAACGATGTACTGACCAAAAACCTACATTTTTTCGATACGCCCGATACCCAAATAAGCGAAACCAGCTCGTTTGGTGGAAATTTTGGAGCAGAGACACAATTCGTTGGCTATAGCAAAACAAAAGATGTTCAGATTAAATATTACTTAAAAAAGAGACACACTTTTGGAAAAATGACGATGGTCATCGAAGATATGGAAGGGAACCAAATTGCAGAGCTAGGTCCAGGTAAGTCCAAAGGAATAAATGTGGTAAATTGGAACTACACTCGAAAAACACCGAAAGTAGCAAAAGGAAAAACCTTTAGCTTCGGAGGTTTCACGGCACCACAGGTCCCAGCGGGCACTTACAAGGCCGTTATCACAAAAGGTAAAGAAACTTTTGAGCATACGTTCAACTTAGTGAACGACAAGAATTCGCCTTTATCGGCCAAAGATCGCGAACTTAAAGAGGCCACCACCATGAAGTTGTACAACATGACCCAAGAGCTCGCCTATTTGGTCTACGAGTTGGACCAAATTGTAGAAAACGCTGCCACAAAGGGCGATAAAAAAACCAAGGAAAAGTTAAACAACCTCAAGGAAACCTTGGTGATTACTACCGGCGACAACTATGTTGGTGCCGCCGAGCCACAATTGCGCGAGCGTATGGCCGACCTTTACAGTAAGGTGGCCTCGAGCTACGATAAACCTTCTGCTGCAGAACTTAAAAACTTTGAGGTGATAACCGAAAGGTTCAATAATGCAAAAAAAGAATTTGCCAAATTGAAGGACAAGTATCTAAAAAAACAAGAACTAGCACTTATGTCCTTTGAAGATTTCCTGGAAAGCAAATAA
- a CDS encoding response regulator yields the protein MKILAIDDQQLILLSVQRKLIEYGYNVKTATSGKEGIQIFEAFNPDLVILDMNMPEMSGLDVIAKIKEINMNTPILVMSGNDDEEVILKGFELGIYDYMKKPISLDEMVARVKRTIGAPLIVFNQKGNTTQKIQKNCVGVVIPCYNEAERLSGKEFQDFAKKHPGYHLCFVNDGSTDNTLEVLEEIRRGNEEAISIFDCKVNGGKAEAVRQGMLHLAKDDQFDYLGYLDADLSTDFADFDELVRTIEGSNFDIVSGSRISRMGADITKESARKIISKTINLIIQKILGMPFKDTQCGAKVMRPNTVKSVFNKPFKTRWLFDVEIFKRMGKTYGREKATSLICEQPLKRWIHADGSKLSMKDSIKILWQLGQLSIKYK from the coding sequence ATGAAAATTTTAGCAATAGACGATCAGCAACTAATCCTACTTTCGGTTCAAAGAAAATTAATCGAGTATGGATACAACGTAAAAACGGCTACTTCTGGAAAAGAAGGAATCCAAATTTTTGAAGCGTTCAACCCTGATCTAGTGATCTTGGACATGAATATGCCGGAAATGTCGGGTTTGGATGTAATCGCCAAAATAAAAGAGATCAATATGAATACGCCGATATTGGTAATGTCGGGTAATGATGATGAGGAAGTAATCCTGAAAGGTTTCGAACTTGGGATTTACGATTATATGAAAAAGCCTATCAGTTTGGACGAAATGGTAGCTCGCGTAAAACGTACTATTGGAGCTCCATTGATCGTGTTCAATCAAAAAGGAAATACAACCCAGAAAATCCAAAAAAACTGCGTAGGTGTAGTAATTCCATGTTACAACGAAGCGGAAAGACTTTCTGGAAAGGAATTTCAGGATTTTGCAAAGAAACATCCAGGTTATCACCTTTGCTTTGTTAATGATGGAAGTACGGACAACACTCTTGAGGTTTTGGAAGAAATAAGAAGAGGTAACGAAGAAGCCATCAGTATTTTCGATTGTAAAGTGAATGGGGGAAAGGCGGAAGCAGTTCGCCAAGGAATGTTGCACTTGGCCAAAGACGACCAATTCGATTACTTAGGTTACTTGGATGCAGATCTCTCTACAGACTTCGCTGATTTTGATGAATTGGTTCGTACCATCGAAGGTTCTAATTTTGATATTGTTAGTGGTTCCCGAATTAGTAGAATGGGGGCCGATATTACCAAGGAATCTGCCAGAAAAATCATTAGCAAGACAATAAACCTGATTATTCAAAAAATCTTGGGTATGCCTTTTAAGGATACTCAATGTGGTGCCAAGGTAATGCGTCCGAATACAGTAAAATCGGTTTTCAACAAACCATTTAAAACAAGATGGTTGTTCGATGTGGAAATTTTTAAAAGAATGGGAAAAACGTATGGAAGGGAAAAAGCAACATCTTTAATTTGTGAGCAGCCTTTAAAAAGATGGATACATGCAGATGGTTCTAAATTGTCCATGAAGGATTCCATCAAGATTCTATGGCAATTGGGTCAGCTGTCCATAAAATACAAATAA
- a CDS encoding cellulase family glycosylhydrolase gives MMARKNLYRSLLLLSFLALNAGIIYGLAAAWSFLNTGADKSSILHIGGAIEKAYQPKIVWTTNGQRGRKISQQALSELEKDYINAWYVKNIALSTFDVLGIEDYYTEDAREHLKQLIKNNLDNQVRIEATTLSHHPRLEFYSLDGKLAVLTDNHVVQVEKIFANGQFLQQQKSTHSYQVILMLEDGFWRVRQMVKIQNPPEVQAQREEVSFNVNSLKGINYYPKDNPWDMFGKNFDSEAITADFETISSLGLNSVRVFVPYETFGAASVKTEYLDQLEELLNLAQHNNLKVLVTLFDFYGNYELMDWTLTHRHAETVVSRLQNHEALLGWDLKNEPDLDFDSRGKENVLGWLSEMAQLIKKKDSIHPITIGWFAPEAAINLVEQVDFVSFHYYEEPKNLKERVAALKEAIGEKPMVLEEYGKSSYSGIWNLFSNSKEAQANYLSEIQIVLEEEQLPSFIWTLHDFETVPTQVVGRKPWRKAPQKHFGLIDLNGEKKPAYHTIIKKEKGTTN, from the coding sequence ATGATGGCTCGGAAAAACCTATACAGATCCTTGCTCTTATTGAGCTTTTTGGCCTTAAATGCAGGTATCATCTATGGTTTGGCGGCCGCTTGGAGTTTTCTGAACACTGGGGCGGACAAGTCTTCCATTCTTCATATTGGCGGTGCTATAGAAAAAGCATATCAACCCAAAATCGTATGGACAACCAATGGGCAACGTGGCAGAAAAATATCCCAACAGGCCCTAAGCGAACTCGAAAAAGACTATATCAATGCTTGGTATGTAAAAAATATTGCCTTATCAACTTTTGACGTACTTGGAATTGAAGATTACTACACCGAAGACGCCAGAGAACATCTCAAACAATTGATCAAGAACAATCTGGACAATCAAGTTCGGATAGAAGCCACTACCCTATCTCATCATCCTCGATTGGAGTTTTATAGTTTGGATGGGAAATTGGCCGTGCTTACTGATAACCATGTGGTTCAGGTTGAAAAAATATTTGCTAACGGGCAATTCCTGCAGCAACAAAAATCCACACATAGTTATCAAGTAATTTTAATGTTGGAAGATGGTTTTTGGCGAGTTCGGCAAATGGTTAAAATTCAAAATCCACCTGAAGTCCAAGCACAAAGGGAAGAGGTTTCATTCAATGTGAACTCATTAAAGGGAATCAACTATTATCCAAAGGATAACCCATGGGATATGTTCGGGAAGAATTTTGACAGCGAGGCCATTACTGCTGATTTTGAGACCATATCATCCCTAGGTTTAAATTCCGTTCGGGTATTTGTTCCCTACGAAACATTCGGGGCTGCTTCGGTAAAAACTGAATATCTTGACCAGCTTGAAGAATTGCTAAACTTGGCACAGCATAACAACCTGAAAGTTTTGGTCACCCTATTCGATTTTTATGGGAATTATGAGCTAATGGACTGGACCCTGACCCACCGACACGCCGAAACCGTAGTTTCCCGATTACAAAATCATGAAGCTTTGTTGGGATGGGACCTAAAAAACGAACCTGACCTCGATTTTGACAGTCGTGGCAAGGAAAATGTACTGGGTTGGCTTTCGGAAATGGCACAACTCATTAAAAAGAAGGATAGCATCCACCCTATTACCATTGGATGGTTTGCCCCCGAAGCGGCGATAAACTTGGTCGAGCAAGTAGATTTTGTTTCTTTCCATTATTACGAAGAACCAAAAAATCTAAAAGAGCGAGTCGCTGCCTTGAAAGAAGCGATCGGGGAAAAGCCGATGGTGTTGGAAGAATACGGAAAATCGAGTTACAGCGGTATTTGGAATTTGTTTTCCAACTCAAAAGAGGCTCAAGCCAATTATTTGTCTGAAATACAAATTGTTTTGGAAGAGGAGCAGCTTCCTTCCTTTATTTGGACCCTGCACGATTTTGAAACCGTGCCAACACAAGTGGTGGGTAGAAAACCCTGGCGAAAAGCACCACAAAAGCATTTTGGCCTCATAGATCTGAATGGTGAGAAGAAACCCGCCTATCATACAATCATAAAAAAAGAAAAAGGGACAACTAACTAA
- a CDS encoding glycosyltransferase, translating into MKLAIVTAYPPSKVTLTEYGYHLVKHFRLQEEVSEIVLLTDHTEAPKDLSFEEEGCPITVKECWNFNDLKNIYRVTKAIRKEKPDAVLFNLQFLKFGDKKVPAALGLLLPFVCKMMRIPTISLLHNILEQVDLENAGITQNGFLQKIYNFIGTTLTRFVLASDVLAVTISKYKTILENKYKVNNVALVPHGAFETPPAPNYDLPKGPMQVMAFGKFGTYKKVEPMIEAVELLRTKSDLDIEIVIAGTDSPNTPGYLENVQQTYSHVKNLRFTGYVAEEDVPHIFGDSAVVVFPYTSTTGSSGVLHQAGSYGKGVVLPDLGDLGILVREEGYRGEFFEPENVESLSKALESILTNETYRTHLGKANYKAACSLPMSKITEMYLDHFKVIQAKKGLLPTPAQELQEINETSIA; encoded by the coding sequence ATGAAACTAGCAATCGTAACAGCGTATCCGCCAAGTAAAGTAACCCTTACCGAATATGGATACCATCTGGTAAAACATTTTAGACTTCAAGAAGAAGTAAGCGAGATTGTATTGCTTACGGACCATACCGAAGCACCAAAAGACCTTTCCTTTGAAGAGGAAGGATGTCCTATCACTGTTAAGGAGTGTTGGAACTTCAACGACCTTAAGAATATTTACAGAGTGACCAAGGCCATCAGAAAAGAAAAACCGGACGCTGTTTTGTTCAATCTTCAGTTTTTGAAGTTTGGTGACAAAAAGGTTCCTGCCGCTCTTGGACTTTTATTGCCTTTTGTTTGTAAAATGATGCGCATCCCAACCATCTCCTTGTTGCACAATATTTTGGAGCAAGTGGATTTGGAAAATGCCGGAATCACTCAGAACGGATTCCTTCAAAAAATATACAACTTTATTGGCACCACACTAACACGCTTTGTATTGGCGTCGGATGTATTGGCCGTTACCATCAGCAAGTACAAAACTATTTTGGAAAACAAATACAAGGTAAATAATGTTGCCCTTGTGCCACATGGTGCCTTCGAAACCCCACCAGCTCCCAACTACGATTTACCAAAAGGCCCTATGCAGGTAATGGCCTTTGGAAAGTTTGGGACCTACAAAAAAGTGGAGCCAATGATCGAAGCCGTTGAATTATTGCGTACAAAATCCGATCTGGATATTGAAATTGTAATCGCTGGGACGGATAGTCCAAACACACCAGGATACTTGGAGAATGTGCAACAGACATACAGCCATGTAAAGAATCTAAGATTTACCGGATATGTGGCCGAGGAAGATGTTCCACATATTTTTGGAGACAGTGCCGTAGTGGTTTTTCCTTACACATCTACAACAGGAAGTTCCGGAGTATTGCACCAAGCAGGAAGTTATGGAAAGGGGGTAGTGTTGCCAGATTTGGGAGACTTGGGCATCTTGGTCAGGGAAGAAGGCTACCGAGGCGAATTCTTTGAGCCGGAGAATGTGGAATCTTTATCCAAAGCATTGGAAAGTATTTTGACCAATGAGACGTACAGAACTCACTTGGGGAAAGCAAATTATAAAGCAGCATGTTCGCTGCCCATGTCCAAAATCACCGAAATGTACCTGGATCATTTTAAAGTGATACAGGCAAAAAAAGGATTGTTGCCAACTCCTGCGCAAGAATTACAGGAAATTAACGAGACAAGTATAGCATAG